The Bacillus sp. (in: firmicutes) genome contains a region encoding:
- a CDS encoding Hsp20/alpha crystallin family protein yields MALTPYEHPFTRFQRDLERFFNSSFPQLFSWTPERFGTPRMDVHETDREVIVHCEIPGLERKEDVTIDVDHNVLSISGKIERHYDVKEEQTHHQERYFGKFHRSLTLPADIDESSIKATYRNGILEIRATKKNPPQRRRIDVEFH; encoded by the coding sequence ATGGCTCTAACACCGTATGAACATCCATTTACACGTTTTCAACGAGATTTAGAGCGGTTTTTTAATTCCAGTTTTCCACAACTGTTTTCTTGGACACCGGAACGTTTTGGCACACCAAGAATGGATGTACATGAAACCGACCGCGAAGTGATTGTTCATTGTGAAATTCCTGGTCTAGAGAGAAAAGAAGATGTAACGATTGATGTCGATCATAACGTATTATCAATCAGTGGTAAGATTGAACGGCATTATGACGTTAAAGAAGAGCAAACCCATCATCAAGAGCGGTATTTCGGTAAGTTTCATCGTTCCCTTACCCTACCTGCTGATATCGACGAATCTTCGATTAAAGCCACGTACCGCAATGGGATATTAGAGATTCGGGCAACGAAAAAAAATCCACCTCAACGTCGACGTATTGATGTGGAATTTCATTAA